The Acidimicrobiales bacterium region GCCTCGAGCGCCGGGATCGACGAGTGGCGGGCGTGCAGGAATGCCGCGCCCTCCTCGGCGTCGGTGGTCGCCGCGGTAAAGGTGGCGCCGGCGGCGGTGCAGGCGGCTTCGGCGCGCGCGACGTCGTCGCCCGCCGACGCGCTGTCGGACTGCACGATCAGCAGCGCGCCGGCGTCGGTGTCGAGGCCCATGCGCAGGTGGGCTTCGACGGCGCGGATCGTCGTGCGGTCCATCATCTCGACAAGCGAGAACTCCGCGACCTTGTCGATTGCCAGCACGGCTTCGCCTGCGGTCTCTGCCGTCGGGAATACGGCGACGAGCGTTGCCGGCGGTTTGGGCGCCGGCCGCAGGCGCACGGTTACCTCCACGACGACGGCGAGGGTGCCTTCACTTCCGACGAGCAGCTTGGTGAGGTCGAGCCCGGCGACGTTCTTGCGACACACGGACCCGGTCTCGATGATCGAACCGTCGGCCAGCACCGCTTTCAGCGCGGCGACGTGGTCGCCGGTCACGCCGTATTTCACGCAGCAGGCGCCGCCGGCGTTGGTGGCGACGTTGCCGCCGATCGAACAGATCGCACGCGAAGAAGGGTCGGGCGCATACCACAGGCCGTGCTCGGCGACGGCCGCCGCGAGGTCGCCGTTGAGCACGCCAGGTTCCACGGTCGCCGAGCGCTGCGCGACGTCGATCGACAGGATCCGGTTCATCAACGCCGTCGACAGCACGATGCAACCGTCGACGGCATTGGCCCCGCCGGCGAGCCCCGTGCCCGCGCCGCGCGTGACCACCGGCGTTTTTGTGGCGCTCGCGATCTCGAGCGTGGCCACCACGTCGTCGATCGAACGCGCCCGCACGACCGCCAGCGGCTTGCCCGCCGTGGCGGTGAGCGCACGGTCGTGGCGGTACTGGTCCATCACGTCCGCATCGGTGACGACGCGGTCGGCTTCGAGCCGCGCCAGGAGTTGGTCGACTACGGACACCGCATCAGCGTAGGACCGAGTTCCCAGGCATCCGGCATGCGCAGGTCGCGCCAAAACGCGAACGGCTCGGTGAGCACGCCCCGGGACAGCAGCCACGCGGTCATCACCGTGCCGTGCGTGACCACGACGGACTGCCCGTCGACGGCGCTGCCGAAGCGGTGCACTGCATCGGCGAATGGCTCCCATCCGTCGACGCGCTCGCCGGCGAACCACCGCTGGGCATCCCGCGCCATGGCGTCGCCGTCGTCGTACCACGGCCGCCCCACCTCGCAGAACGCCTCCGACGTCCTGACCGGCCCGAGTCCGAGCGCCTCGGCGGTCGCGATTGCCTTGCGCTCGGTGCTGGCGAGTACCCGCGTCCCGCGGAGGCGGGAGCCGAGTTCCGTCGCGGCCTCACGGGCCCCATCGGCCAAGTCCCACTCCGCCGGCGGGATCGTCGGGTCGACGAGGGGCTTGGCGTGGCGGACGAGGATCACGCGCGTACTCTCGCGCCGTGCCGACGAACATCCCCAAGGGAATCGACAAGAAGCGGATTCCCCGCCACGTCGCGTGTGTGATGGACGGCAACGGGCGGTGGGCGACCAAGCGTGGGTTGCCGCGCACCGAGGGCCACGCCGCGGGCGAAGAGGCGTTGTTCGACACCGTCGAAGGCGCGCTCGACCTCGGGCTCGACTGGCTGACGGTGTACGCATTCTCGACGGAGAACTGGAAGCGCCCCGTCGACGAGGTCCGCTACCTCATGGGGTTCAACGAACGCATCCTGACGGACCGTCGCGACGAGTTGCACGGCCGCGACGTCCGCATCACCTTCGCCGGCCGGCGCGACTGGCGGGTGCCGAAGCGGCTGCTGAAGCGAATGGACGAGGCCGTCGAGCTCACGAAGAACAACAAGGCGATGACCCTCACGATCGCGTTCAACTACGGCGGGCGCGCTGAGATCGTCGACGCGGTGCGTCAAATCGCCGCCGAGAAAATCAAGCCGGAGAAGATCGACGAGAAGACGATCCGCGAGCGCCTCTACGTGAAGGGCATGCCCGATCCGGATCTCGTCGTGCGCACGTCCGGCGAGTTCCGTATCAGCAACTTCCTGCTGTGGGAGTTGGCCTACAGCGAGCTGGTGTTCACCGACGTCCTGTGGCCTGACTTCCGCCGCGAGCATCTCTTCGACGCCGTGCGCGAGTACCAGAATCGCGAGCGTCTCTTCGGGGGCGCGCGCTGATCCGGAGCTACTCCGATCGTGCGGTCGTCCTGCGGACGGTGCCGCTCGGCGAGGCCGACCGCATCGTCACGCTGATGACCGAGAATCATGGCCGCGTGCGCGCCGTGGCCAAGGGCATCCGCCGCACCACCTCGAAGTTCGGTTCGCGCCTCGAACCGACGACGCACGTGTCGCTCCAGCTGTACCTCGGACGCGAGCTCGACACGATCACCCAGGCCGAGACCATCTCGCAGCTCGGCAACATTCGCGACGACCTTCACCGCTTCGGGCGTGCCAACGTGATGCTGGAGACGGTCGACCAGGTGGCGCTCGAACGCGAGCCCAACAATGCGCTGTACCGGATGCTCGTCGGTGCGCTGGCGGAACTCGATCGCGACGACGCGCCGCTCGTGTTGGCCGGCTTCCTCCTCAAGCTGCTGGCGCTCGAAGGCTTCCAACCGCAGCTCGACGAGTGCGTCGCCTGCGGTGGTGTGTCGAACCTCGTGGCCTTCGACCTCGACGACGGCGGCCTGCGCTGCGTCGACGACCGCCGCGGCCTCGCCGTCGACTACGAAGCCATCTTCCTCATGCGCCGGATGCTCGGCGGCGACCTCGCCGGCGCCCTGCGTGAACCGGAGTCACCGGCGACGGCCGAAGCCGAGGCCGTCGCCGTCGGCCTCGTCGAGCACCACATCGAAAGGCGTTTACGGGCGGCACGCACTCGTCTGTAACCTGCGTCGCCATGCCGTCGCCCGAACTACGGAGGTGCGCCCATCGGCGCACCGACAAGAAGAGACTGCAGCAATTTCGCCAGGCCGTAGGCCTGCGCGAAGCGGCTCTGCGCGGTGCGAGGTGAGCAACTCGCCCGAACTAATGGAGCAAGTCGTCAACCTGTGCAAGCGGCGCGGGTTCGTCTTCCCCTCGGCGGAGATCTACGGAGGCTTCCGGTCGACCTACGACTACGGCCCTCTGGGCGTGCTCATGTTGCGCAACGTGCGCGACGCGTGGTGGCGCGACATGGTCCAGACGCGTACCGACGTCGTCGGCATCGAGGCGTCGATCCTGTCGCCGCCGGCGATCTGGGAGGCGAGCGGCCACCTCAAGACGTTCACCGACCCGCTCGTCGACTGCAAGAACTGCCAGTCACGCTTCCGCGAGGATCAGCTGCCCGAGGACCGCGTCTGTCCGAGCTGCGGCGCCAAGGACAACTTCACCGAAGCCAAGCCCTTCCACCTGATGTTCAAGACCCATGCCGGGCCGGTCGAGAACGAGGGCGCGATCGCCTACCTGCGTCCGGAAACCGCGCAGGGCATGTTCGTCAACTTCGCCAACGTGATGACGACGTCGCGGCTGAAGCCGCCTTTCGGCATCGCCCAGATCGGCAAGTCGTTCCGCAACGAGATCACCCCCGGCAACTTCGTGTTCCGCACGCGCGAGTTCGAGCAGATGGAGATGGAGTTCTTCGTCCCGCCCGCCGAGGCCGACAAGTGGTTCGCGTACTGGGTGCAGAAGCGTTACGAGTGGTACCTCGACCTGGGCATGTCGTCGGAATCGTTGCGGCTGCGGCCCCACGATGCCGAGGAGCTGTCCCACTACTCGTCAGGCACAACCGACGTCGAATACGACTTCCCGTGGGGGTGGGGCGAGCTCGAGGGCATCGCCAACCGCGGCAACTACGACCTCACGCAGCACTCGCAGCACTCGGGCGAGAAACTCGAGTATTTCGACCAGGCCAGCGGCGAGCGCTACACCCCGCACGTCATCGAGCCGGCGGCCGGCGCCACCCGCACGATGATGGCGTTTCTCATCGACGCCTACACCGAAGACGAGATGGACGGCGAGAAGCGCACGCTGCTGCGGCTGCATCCGCGCCTCGCGCCCTACAAGGTCGCAGTGCTGCCGCTGTCGAAGAAGGACACGCTGACGCCGCTGGCCAAGGACATCCATGCTCAGCTCGCGCAGAACTGGATGGTCGACTACGACGAGACGCAGTCCATCGGCCGTCGCTACCGCCGCCAGGACGAGGTGGGCACGCCGCTGTGCGTCACGGTCGACTTCGACTCGCTCGAGGACAACGCCGTCACCATTCGCGACCGCGATACCGCCGAGCAGGTGCGTGTCCCGATCGCGGAGATCGTTCCCGCCGTGCGCGACAAGCTGGGCTTTTGAGGACAACGATTCCCAACAATTCCTAAAGCCGTTGGGTAATGGCACCGATAGGTCGATAGACCCTCAGGAGAGAGCCCATGTCTGACGCGACCAATCGGCAACCCACAGCCGTCATCTGTGACGACGACGCAATGAGTCGTCAGATCGCGCGGGCGGTGTTCGAGAAGGCCGGCTTCCGCGTCCTCGCGGGCGTCGGTACTGCGCTCGAAGCCCTCGACATGGTCCTCGACCATCATCCTGACGTCCTGCTGCTCGACTTGGTCATGCCCGGCATGTCCGGCGAGGAGATCCTGCCCTCGATCAAGGCGAGTTCGCCCGAGACGCAGGTGGTCATCTACTCGTCTTACGACCCGACGTACGCCGTCAAGAGCGGTGCCATGTTCGTCGTGTCGAAGGGCCAGCACGGGAAGCTCGAGTCGACGATCGAGCGGTTGGCGGAGACTCCTCACCCCATCGCCGGCTGATCCGCCATGAGTCACTTCTCGAACGACGGAGAACC contains the following coding sequences:
- a CDS encoding FAD-binding oxidoreductase produces the protein MSVVDQLLARLEADRVVTDADVMDQYRHDRALTATAGKPLAVVRARSIDDVVATLEIASATKTPVVTRGAGTGLAGGANAVDGCIVLSTALMNRILSIDVAQRSATVEPGVLNGDLAAAVAEHGLWYAPDPSSRAICSIGGNVATNAGGACCVKYGVTGDHVAALKAVLADGSIIETGSVCRKNVAGLDLTKLLVGSEGTLAVVVEVTVRLRPAPKPPATLVAVFPTAETAGEAVLAIDKVAEFSLVEMMDRTTIRAVEAHLRMGLDTDAGALLIVQSDSASAGDDVARAEAACTAAGATFTAATTDAEEGAAFLHARHSSIPALEA
- a CDS encoding histidine phosphatase family protein — its product is MILVRHAKPLVDPTIPPAEWDLADGAREAATELGSRLRGTRVLASTERKAIATAEALGLGPVRTSEAFCEVGRPWYDDGDAMARDAQRWFAGERVDGWEPFADAVHRFGSAVDGQSVVVTHGTVMTAWLLSRGVLTEPFAFWRDLRMPDAWELGPTLMRCP
- the uppS gene encoding polyprenyl diphosphate synthase codes for the protein MPTNIPKGIDKKRIPRHVACVMDGNGRWATKRGLPRTEGHAAGEEALFDTVEGALDLGLDWLTVYAFSTENWKRPVDEVRYLMGFNERILTDRRDELHGRDVRITFAGRRDWRVPKRLLKRMDEAVELTKNNKAMTLTIAFNYGGRAEIVDAVRQIAAEKIKPEKIDEKTIRERLYVKGMPDPDLVVRTSGEFRISNFLLWELAYSELVFTDVLWPDFRREHLFDAVREYQNRERLFGGAR
- the recO gene encoding DNA repair protein RecO; protein product: MRSYSDRAVVLRTVPLGEADRIVTLMTENHGRVRAVAKGIRRTTSKFGSRLEPTTHVSLQLYLGRELDTITQAETISQLGNIRDDLHRFGRANVMLETVDQVALEREPNNALYRMLVGALAELDRDDAPLVLAGFLLKLLALEGFQPQLDECVACGGVSNLVAFDLDDGGLRCVDDRRGLAVDYEAIFLMRRMLGGDLAGALREPESPATAEAEAVAVGLVEHHIERRLRAARTRL
- a CDS encoding glycine--tRNA ligase, with the translated sequence MEQVVNLCKRRGFVFPSAEIYGGFRSTYDYGPLGVLMLRNVRDAWWRDMVQTRTDVVGIEASILSPPAIWEASGHLKTFTDPLVDCKNCQSRFREDQLPEDRVCPSCGAKDNFTEAKPFHLMFKTHAGPVENEGAIAYLRPETAQGMFVNFANVMTTSRLKPPFGIAQIGKSFRNEITPGNFVFRTREFEQMEMEFFVPPAEADKWFAYWVQKRYEWYLDLGMSSESLRLRPHDAEELSHYSSGTTDVEYDFPWGWGELEGIANRGNYDLTQHSQHSGEKLEYFDQASGERYTPHVIEPAAGATRTMMAFLIDAYTEDEMDGEKRTLLRLHPRLAPYKVAVLPLSKKDTLTPLAKDIHAQLAQNWMVDYDETQSIGRRYRRQDEVGTPLCVTVDFDSLEDNAVTIRDRDTAEQVRVPIAEIVPAVRDKLGF
- a CDS encoding response regulator, producing the protein MSDATNRQPTAVICDDDAMSRQIARAVFEKAGFRVLAGVGTALEALDMVLDHHPDVLLLDLVMPGMSGEEILPSIKASSPETQVVIYSSYDPTYAVKSGAMFVVSKGQHGKLESTIERLAETPHPIAG